From Mus musculus strain C57BL/6J chromosome 17, GRCm38.p6 C57BL/6J, the proteins below share one genomic window:
- the Olfr92 gene encoding olfactory receptor 92: protein MVNQSSPVVFFLLGFSDNPQLEKVLFVVVLCSYLLTLLGNTLILLLSTLDPRLHSPMYFFLSNLSFLDLCFTTTCVPQMLFNLWGPAKTISFLGCFVQLFIFMSLGTTECILLTVMAFDRYVAVCQPLHYATKINPHLCRQLAGIAWAIGLVQSIVQTPPTLKLPFCSHRQIDNFLCEVPSLIQLSCGDTTYNEIQMAVASIFIVVVPLSLILVSYGAIARAVLKISSAKGRRKAFGTCSSHLIVVTLFYSSVIAVYLQPKNLYARERGKFFGLFYAVGTPTLNPLVYTLRNKEVKRAFWKLLRKDEDSEES, encoded by the coding sequence ATGGTCAACCAGAGCTCCCCTGTGGTCTTCTTCCTGCTGGGCTTCTCTGACAACCCACAACTGGAAAAGGTTCTGTTTGTGGTTGTCTTGTGCTCCTACCTCCTCACCCTCCTAGGAAACACACTCATCCTCCTGCTGTCCACCCTGGACCCCAGGCTTCACTCTCCAATGTACTTCTTCCTCTCTAACCTCTCCTTCTTGGACCTCTGCTTCACCACAACCTGTGTCCCCCAGATGCTGTTCAACCTCTGGGGCCCTGCAAAGACCATCAGCTTCCTGGGATGCTTTGTCCAGCTCTTCatcttcatgtccctgggtacaACAGAGTGCATCCTCCTGACTGTAATGGCCTTTGACCGCTATGTGGCTGTGTGCCAACCCCTGCACTATGCCACCAAAATCAACCCCCACCTATGTCGCCAGTTGGCAGGTATAGCTTGGGCTATAGGTTTGGTCCAATCCATAGTTCAGACACCTCCCACCCTCAAACTGCCATTTTGTTCCCACAGGCAGATAGACAACTTTCTGTGTGAAGTCCCATCTCTAATTCAACTCTCTTGTGGGGAcaccacctataatgagatccaGATGGCTGTTGCTAGTATCTTCATTGTGGTTGTTCCTCTGAGCCTCATCCTTGTCTCTTATGGTGCCATTGCCAGGGCAGTGCTGAAGATAAGCTCTGCAAAGGGGCGCAGGAAAGCTTTTGGGACCTGCTCATCCCACCTCATTGTGGTCACTCTCTTCTACAGCTCAGTCATTGCTGTTTATCTGCAGCCCAAAAACCTGTATGCCCGAGAGAGGGGCAAGTTCTTTGGTCTCTTTTATGCAGTGGGCACCCCCACACTCAACCCTCTTGTATACACCCTGAGGAACAAGGAGGTAAAAAGAGCATTCTGGAAGCTGCTAAGGAAAGATGAGGACTCTGAGGAGAGCTGA